Below is a genomic region from Rhizobium acidisoli.
CGTCTCGATCGAAAGGCTGACCGAGGAAGGCGGGAAGGCCCTGATCCGATTGTCGGGCGGCGAAGTGATCGAATCCGATCTCGCCCTTGTCGGCATCGGCGCGCGGCCGAACGTCGAGATCGCCGAAAAAGCCGGGCTGACGGTCGAAAACGGCATTGCCGTCGATGTCAATCTCAAGACCTCGGCACCGGATGTCTTTGCCGCTGGCGACTGCTGCTCTTTTCCGCTGTCGATCTATGGCGGGCGCCGGGTGCGGCTCGAATCCTGGCGCAACGCCCAGGAGCAGGGCACATTGGCCGCGGCCAACATGCTCGGCCTCGATGAAGCCGTTTCAGCGGTGCCGTGGTTCTGGTCGGATCAATATGACATGACGCTGCAAATTGCCGGCCTTGCCGAAGGCGCTGTCACGCATCAGCGCCGCGATCTCAGCGCAGGCGCCTTCATTCTGTTCCATCTCGACGCCGAGGGCCGATTGATCGCCGCAAGCGGCATCGGACCGGGCAATGCGGTGGCGCGCGACATCCGCCTTGCCGAAATGCTGATCGCAGCCCGCGCCCATCCGGATCCCGCGGCGCTCGCAGCCAATGACGTCAAACTGAAATCCCTGCTGGCCGCCTGAGCCGCCCGATATATTCACCCTATATTTTCAAAGGAATTGACGAT
It encodes:
- a CDS encoding NAD(P)/FAD-dependent oxidoreductase; the protein is MAHFVILGAGECGARAAFALREKGFDGEITLVGAEPLHPYERPPLSKAGSADASDPKFIAAVEKYTDSGIRLLTGLEARDLDIASRTITLSDGTTLSYDKLLLATGAAARSFPGAPEGSAHIRSLRTHHDAAALRNAMKPGKHIAIIGGGFIGLELAATARLLGAEVTVIEGLERVLKRGVPEEIADLLTERHRAEGVDIRCGVSIERLTEEGGKALIRLSGGEVIESDLALVGIGARPNVEIAEKAGLTVENGIAVDVNLKTSAPDVFAAGDCCSFPLSIYGGRRVRLESWRNAQEQGTLAAANMLGLDEAVSAVPWFWSDQYDMTLQIAGLAEGAVTHQRRDLSAGAFILFHLDAEGRLIAASGIGPGNAVARDIRLAEMLIAARAHPDPAALAANDVKLKSLLAA